The proteins below come from a single Streptomyces sp. MRC013 genomic window:
- a CDS encoding RDD family protein, with the protein MDDRRVIGSWLSGPRAAAEEMGADFGYRGERLGLPETGPGSAAPLGRRFGAIFVDWSLCMLIAYGLITRGDWNAAGNWALGVLFLLGVLTVGTIGCTPGKRLLGLRVIAEDGRRLGFGRAVLRTALLCLAVPALVWDRDGRGLHDRLARAVQVRTV; encoded by the coding sequence GTGGACGACAGGCGAGTGATCGGATCGTGGCTCTCCGGGCCGCGCGCGGCGGCCGAGGAGATGGGCGCCGACTTCGGCTACCGGGGCGAACGGCTGGGTCTGCCGGAGACCGGCCCCGGTTCCGCCGCCCCGCTCGGGCGGCGCTTCGGCGCGATCTTCGTCGACTGGTCCCTCTGCATGCTCATCGCGTACGGGCTGATCACCCGGGGCGACTGGAACGCGGCGGGCAACTGGGCACTCGGCGTGCTGTTCCTCCTCGGCGTCCTCACCGTCGGCACCATCGGCTGCACCCCCGGCAAGCGGCTCCTCGGCCTGCGCGTCATCGCCGAGGACGGCCGGCGGCTCGGCTTCGGCCGCGCCGTCCTCCGCACCGCCCTGCTCTGCCTCGCCGTCCCCGCCCTCGTCTGGGACCGCGACGGCCGGGGCCTCCACGACCGGCTCGCCCGCGCCGTACAGGTGCGGACGGTGTGA
- a CDS encoding DUF4191 domain-containing protein → MARKSNSDSGDAAANPGRLKQIALTYKMTRRSDPKVGLVIAAVGIVVFGALLAIGFLIGHPVYLGVLGFVLAFLAMAIVFGRRAERAAFGQMEGQPGAAAAVLQNVGRGWTTTPAVAMNRNQDVIHRAVGRPGIVLVAEGNPNRLKGLLAAEKKRMARILVDVPVHDIIVGDGEGQVPLKKVRTTMLKLPRVLTAAQVTTANDRLRALGDLMSNMPLPKGPIPGRGVRGRSPRG, encoded by the coding sequence ATGGCGAGGAAGTCGAATTCAGACAGCGGTGACGCCGCTGCGAACCCCGGGCGACTGAAGCAGATCGCTCTGACGTACAAGATGACCCGGCGGAGCGATCCGAAGGTCGGGCTTGTCATCGCCGCCGTGGGGATCGTCGTGTTCGGCGCCCTCCTCGCGATCGGCTTCCTGATCGGGCACCCGGTCTACCTGGGCGTCCTGGGCTTCGTGCTGGCCTTCCTCGCGATGGCGATCGTCTTCGGGCGGCGGGCCGAGCGGGCGGCCTTCGGGCAGATGGAAGGCCAGCCGGGCGCGGCCGCGGCCGTCCTGCAGAACGTGGGCCGCGGCTGGACGACCACGCCGGCGGTGGCGATGAACCGCAACCAGGACGTGATCCACCGCGCGGTCGGCCGTCCCGGCATCGTCCTGGTCGCCGAGGGCAACCCCAACCGGCTCAAGGGCCTGCTCGCGGCCGAGAAGAAGCGGATGGCCCGCATCCTGGTGGACGTGCCGGTGCACGACATCATCGTCGGCGACGGCGAGGGGCAGGTGCCGCTGAAGAAGGTCCGCACGACGATGCTGAAGCTGCCGCGCGTGCTGACCGCGGCCCAGGTGACGACGGCGAACGACCGGCTGCGGGCGCTGGGCGACCTGATGAGCAACATGCCCCTGCCGAAGGGCCCGATTCCCGGGCGTGGGGTTCGCGGCCGGTCGCCGCGCGGATGA
- the lipA gene encoding lipoyl synthase, whose translation MSAVTPDGRKMLRLEVRNSQTPIERKPEWIKTRAKMGPEYNQLQKLVKSEGLHTVCQEAGCPNIFECWEDREATFLIGGDQCTRRCDFCQIDTGKPQALDRDEPRRVGESVVAMDLNYATITGVARDDLEDGGAWLYAETVRQIHAMTAAREGGRTKVELLIPDFNAVPEQLAEVFSSRPEVLAHNVETVPRIFKRIRPGFRYERSLEVVTRAREAGLVTKSNLILGMGETREEVGEALRDLHEAGCELITITQYLRPSVRHHPVERWVKPQEFVELKEEAEEIGFSGVMSGPLVRSSYRAGRLFQQAVEARGASVGTAPAV comes from the coding sequence GTGTCCGCAGTCACCCCCGACGGACGCAAGATGCTGCGCCTGGAGGTCCGGAACAGCCAGACCCCCATCGAGCGCAAGCCCGAGTGGATCAAGACCCGGGCGAAGATGGGTCCCGAGTACAACCAGCTGCAGAAGCTCGTCAAGAGCGAGGGGCTGCACACGGTCTGCCAGGAAGCGGGCTGCCCGAACATCTTCGAGTGCTGGGAGGACCGCGAGGCGACCTTCCTCATCGGCGGCGACCAGTGCACACGGCGCTGCGACTTCTGCCAGATCGACACCGGCAAGCCGCAGGCCCTCGACCGCGACGAGCCGCGCCGCGTGGGCGAGTCCGTCGTGGCGATGGACCTGAACTACGCCACGATCACCGGCGTCGCGCGCGACGACCTGGAGGACGGCGGCGCCTGGCTGTACGCGGAGACGGTGCGGCAGATCCACGCCATGACCGCGGCCCGGGAGGGCGGCCGCACCAAGGTCGAGCTGCTGATCCCCGACTTCAACGCGGTCCCGGAGCAGCTGGCCGAGGTCTTCTCCTCCCGCCCCGAGGTGCTGGCGCACAACGTCGAGACGGTGCCCCGCATCTTCAAGCGGATCCGCCCCGGCTTCCGCTACGAGCGGTCGCTGGAGGTCGTCACCCGTGCCCGCGAGGCCGGCCTGGTGACCAAGTCGAACCTGATCCTGGGCATGGGCGAGACCCGCGAGGAGGTCGGCGAGGCGCTGCGGGACCTGCACGAGGCCGGCTGCGAGCTGATCACCATCACCCAGTACCTGCGCCCCTCCGTACGCCACCACCCGGTGGAGCGCTGGGTGAAGCCGCAGGAGTTCGTGGAGCTGAAGGAGGAGGCCGAGGAGATCGGCTTCTCCGGTGTCATGTCGGGCCCGCTGGTCCGCTCCTCGTACCGCGCGGGCCGGCTGTTCCAGCAGGCGGTGGAGGCCCGCGGCGCCTCGGTGGGGACCGCTCCGGCGGTGTGA
- the lipB gene encoding lipoyl(octanoyl) transferase LipB: MSELRFVRLGFGEDAVDYLDAWERQREVHAARFADEVPDTCLMLEHPPVYTAGRRTEDGERPLDGTPVIDVDRGGKITWHGPGQLVGYPILKLPRPVDVVAHVRRLEEALIRTAAEFGLETTRVEGRSGVWVLGDPVEERPAFGGLSLDLDPRLGDEEFDPRLSGPDYAPSNAGQRREDRKLAAIGIRVAKGVTMHGFALNVNPDNTWFDRIVPCGIRDAGVTSLANELGREVTIAEVLPVAERHLRDVLGGAEPGPRVIDRTPDPAGAAAV; the protein is encoded by the coding sequence GTGAGCGAGCTGCGATTCGTCCGTCTGGGGTTCGGCGAGGACGCCGTGGACTACCTGGACGCGTGGGAGAGGCAGCGTGAGGTCCACGCCGCCCGCTTCGCGGACGAGGTGCCGGACACCTGCCTGATGCTGGAGCACCCCCCCGTCTACACGGCGGGGCGGCGCACCGAGGACGGCGAGCGCCCGCTGGACGGCACCCCCGTCATCGACGTGGACCGCGGCGGGAAGATCACCTGGCACGGCCCCGGCCAGCTGGTGGGCTACCCGATCCTGAAGCTGCCCCGCCCGGTGGACGTCGTCGCGCACGTGCGGCGCCTGGAGGAGGCGCTGATCCGCACGGCGGCGGAGTTCGGCCTGGAGACGACCCGCGTCGAGGGCCGCAGCGGCGTGTGGGTGCTCGGCGACCCGGTCGAGGAGCGGCCCGCGTTCGGCGGGCTGTCGCTGGACCTCGACCCCCGGCTGGGCGACGAGGAGTTCGACCCGCGCCTCAGCGGCCCCGACTACGCCCCGTCCAACGCGGGGCAGCGCCGCGAGGACCGCAAGCTGGCGGCGATCGGCATCCGCGTCGCCAAGGGCGTCACGATGCACGGCTTCGCACTCAACGTGAACCCTGACAACACCTGGTTCGACCGGATCGTCCCGTGCGGCATCCGCGACGCGGGCGTGACCTCGCTGGCGAACGAGCTGGGCCGCGAGGTCACGATCGCCGAGGTCCTGCCGGTGGCGGAGCGCCACCTGCGGGACGTGCTGGGCGGCGCCGAGCCCGGGCCGCGCGTGATCGACCGGACACCGGACCCCGCGGGGGCGGCGGCCGTCTGA
- a CDS encoding NAD(P)/FAD-dependent oxidoreductase, producing the protein MLSTADHADVVVVGAGLAGLAAAHHLAGAGLAVRVLEAAPEVGGRMATDHVDGFRLDRAGQLLNTACPELHRFAGVDAGTLRRFQPGVLVHSAGRLYRTGEVRGGPRSALTRAKALAGGPRPLDQARLGASLARLADTPTERLLARRERPAAEALASRGPSSRTAETFLRPLLGALLSDPDLTTSSRCADLALRGFARGRLCVPAGGASRLPERMAAALPAGTVRTGVRVEEASISRVVTAGHGEFTCRSLVVATGARTAAELLPGLRVPGFHPVTVLHHAAPAAPLAAPALVLDADRAGPVSHTAVMSEVDPSRAPHGRALITSTVLGAPPDDVDARVRRHLAALYGTGTADWELLAVRHDPEAVPAMPAPHDLRRPVRLLAGLYVCGDHRDVSSPQGALHSGRRAAQAVLRDLGLPSVEPSAHTEAA; encoded by the coding sequence GTGCTCAGTACCGCAGATCACGCGGACGTCGTCGTCGTCGGAGCCGGACTCGCGGGGCTGGCCGCGGCCCACCACCTAGCCGGCGCCGGACTGGCCGTACGGGTCCTGGAGGCCGCTCCGGAGGTCGGCGGGCGGATGGCCACCGACCACGTCGACGGGTTCCGCCTCGACCGCGCCGGGCAGCTGCTCAACACGGCGTGCCCGGAGCTGCACCGCTTCGCCGGCGTGGACGCCGGGACCCTGCGGCGGTTCCAGCCGGGGGTGTTGGTGCACAGCGCGGGTCGGCTGTACCGCACCGGTGAGGTCCGGGGCGGCCCGCGGTCCGCGCTGACCAGGGCGAAGGCGCTAGCGGGCGGCCCGCGCCCGCTGGACCAGGCCCGCCTCGGCGCGTCGCTGGCCCGGCTCGCCGACACGCCCACGGAGCGGCTGCTGGCGCGCCGGGAGCGCCCCGCCGCGGAGGCCCTGGCGAGCCGCGGCCCGTCGTCGCGGACGGCCGAGACGTTCCTGCGGCCGCTGCTGGGCGCCCTGCTCAGCGACCCCGACCTGACCACCTCCAGCCGGTGCGCCGACCTGGCGCTGCGCGGGTTCGCACGGGGACGGCTGTGCGTCCCGGCCGGTGGGGCGTCGCGGCTCCCGGAGCGGATGGCGGCGGCGCTGCCGGCCGGGACGGTCCGTACCGGGGTGCGGGTCGAGGAGGCGTCGATCAGCCGCGTGGTCACGGCGGGGCACGGGGAGTTCACGTGCCGGTCGCTGGTCGTGGCGACGGGGGCCCGGACCGCCGCGGAGCTGCTGCCGGGGCTGCGGGTGCCCGGCTTCCACCCGGTGACCGTCCTCCACCACGCCGCACCCGCCGCGCCGCTGGCGGCCCCGGCGCTGGTGCTGGACGCGGACCGGGCGGGCCCGGTGTCGCACACGGCGGTGATGAGCGAGGTGGACCCGTCGCGGGCGCCGCACGGCCGGGCGCTGATCACCTCCACGGTGCTCGGCGCTCCCCCGGACGACGTGGACGCCCGGGTGCGGCGGCACCTGGCGGCGCTGTACGGCACGGGGACGGCGGACTGGGAGCTCCTCGCGGTGCGGCACGACCCGGAGGCCGTACCGGCGATGCCCGCCCCGCACGACCTGCGGCGCCCGGTGCGGCTGCTGGCGGGCCTGTATGTGTGCGGCGACCACCGGGACGTGAGCTCCCCGCAGGGTGCGCTCCACTCGGGCCGCCGCGCGGCCCAGGCGGTCCTGCGGGACCTCGGCCTCCCGTCGGTGGAACCGTCCGCGCACACCGAGGCGGCGTAG
- a CDS encoding TIGR01777 family oxidoreductase: MALPPASPSPSSPSSPPSPRRRVAVTGAGGLIGSALVRSLRADGHRVLRLVRRPARGADEVEWDPRRRYVDVAGLVGCDAVVHLAGAGVGDRRWSEAYKREIRDSRVLGTAAVAEALASLDAPPRVLVCGTALGYYGDTGTRAVDESAPAGDGFLPSVCVEWEEAAAAAEEAGVRVAYARTGLVVAARGGAWGRLFPLFRAGLGGRLGDGRQYWSFIALHDEVAALRHLLDTPDLSGPVNLTAPEPVTNREVTAAMGRVLHRPAVLRVPAPALRLALGEFARDVLGSQRVLPRRLLESGFRFAFPTVESAIRAALPSS, encoded by the coding sequence ATGGCTCTCCCACCGGCGTCCCCGTCCCCGTCGTCCCCGTCGTCCCCTCCGTCCCCCCGTCGGCGGGTCGCCGTCACCGGTGCGGGCGGGTTGATCGGCTCCGCCCTGGTGCGCTCGCTGCGCGCGGACGGGCACCGGGTCCTGCGGCTGGTGCGGCGCCCCGCGCGCGGCGCAGACGAGGTGGAGTGGGACCCGAGGCGGCGGTACGTGGACGTGGCCGGGCTGGTCGGCTGCGACGCGGTGGTGCACCTGGCGGGCGCGGGGGTCGGCGACCGGCGCTGGTCGGAGGCGTACAAGCGGGAGATCCGCGACAGCCGCGTGCTGGGCACGGCCGCCGTCGCGGAGGCGCTGGCGTCGCTGGACGCGCCGCCGCGGGTGCTCGTGTGCGGGACGGCCCTCGGGTACTACGGCGACACCGGCACGCGCGCGGTGGACGAGTCGGCCCCGGCGGGCGACGGGTTCCTGCCGTCGGTGTGCGTGGAGTGGGAGGAGGCCGCCGCGGCGGCCGAGGAGGCCGGCGTCCGCGTCGCGTACGCCCGCACGGGCCTGGTGGTGGCCGCCCGGGGCGGGGCGTGGGGGCGGTTGTTCCCGCTGTTCCGCGCGGGGCTGGGCGGACGGCTCGGGGACGGGCGGCAGTACTGGAGCTTCATCGCGCTGCACGACGAGGTGGCGGCGCTGCGGCACCTCCTCGACACCCCGGACCTGTCCGGGCCGGTGAACCTGACGGCCCCGGAACCGGTCACCAACCGGGAGGTGACGGCCGCGATGGGCCGCGTCCTGCACCGCCCGGCGGTCCTCCGCGTCCCGGCGCCGGCCCTCCGCCTGGCGCTGGGCGAGTTCGCCCGCGACGTCCTGGGCAGCCAGCGGGTGCTGCCGCGCCGCCTGCTGGAGTCGGGGTTCCGTTTCGCGTTCCCGACGGTGGAGTCGGCGATCCGCGCGGCGCTCCCCTCCTCCTGA
- a CDS encoding GNAT family N-acetyltransferase translates to MTPLPIRRARPGDAEALSLLDHATWSALHAVTPCPQPPFAPFFDAGVRPEDHLVADFGDGPVGYVRLGLPTRLACNRHVRQVQGLVVAGHARGRGVGRALLRAACDEARRRGAVRITLRVLGRNAPARALYASEGFVVEGVLPGEFLLDGEYVDDVLMGRPLTAGRSTRPPSGRHRD, encoded by the coding sequence ATGACCCCGCTCCCGATACGCCGCGCGCGGCCCGGCGACGCCGAGGCCCTCAGCCTGCTCGACCACGCGACCTGGTCGGCGCTCCACGCCGTGACGCCGTGCCCGCAGCCGCCCTTCGCCCCGTTCTTCGACGCCGGAGTCCGCCCCGAGGACCACCTCGTCGCGGACTTCGGCGACGGACCGGTGGGGTACGTCCGTCTCGGCCTCCCCACCCGGCTCGCCTGCAACCGCCACGTGCGGCAGGTCCAGGGCCTCGTCGTCGCCGGGCACGCGCGCGGCCGGGGCGTCGGCCGAGCCCTGCTGCGCGCCGCCTGCGACGAGGCCCGGCGCCGGGGCGCCGTCCGGATCACGCTGCGCGTCCTCGGCCGCAACGCCCCCGCCCGCGCCCTGTACGCGTCGGAGGGCTTCGTCGTCGAGGGCGTCCTGCCGGGGGAGTTCCTGCTCGACGGGGAGTACGTCGACGACGTGCTCATGGGCCGGCCGCTGACGGCCGGCCGAAGCACCCGGCCCCCGTCCGGGCGGCACCGGGACTAG
- a CDS encoding DUF4240 domain-containing protein, which yields MDETEFWELVDSTREAAEGDPDDHAELLLERLVRLDPDTVLDFARHFEARYNRADTWDLRAAAAILLGGAREEAFDSFRCWLIGRGREVFEGAVHDPEALAELLEDFDPAVDGDGEELGFAADEAHEALTGAEMPDLGLAPPPPEPEGVPLDVDDDTALADRLPRLWDRFGG from the coding sequence ATGGACGAGACGGAGTTCTGGGAGCTGGTCGACTCGACCCGCGAGGCCGCCGAGGGCGACCCCGACGACCACGCCGAGCTGCTCCTGGAGCGCCTGGTGCGGCTCGATCCGGACACCGTCCTCGACTTCGCCCGCCACTTCGAGGCCCGCTACAACCGCGCGGACACCTGGGACCTGCGGGCCGCCGCGGCGATCCTGCTGGGCGGCGCCCGGGAGGAGGCGTTCGACTCCTTCCGGTGCTGGCTGATCGGCCGGGGCCGGGAGGTGTTCGAGGGGGCGGTCCACGACCCGGAGGCGCTCGCCGAGCTGCTGGAGGACTTCGACCCGGCGGTCGACGGGGACGGCGAGGAGCTGGGCTTCGCGGCGGACGAGGCGCACGAGGCGCTCACCGGCGCGGAGATGCCGGACCTGGGCCTCGCCCCGCCGCCGCCCGAGCCGGAGGGCGTCCCGCTCGACGTGGACGACGACACGGCCCTCGCGGACCGGTTGCCCCGCCTGTGGGACCGCTTCGGGGGCTAG
- a CDS encoding SDR family oxidoreductase, translating into MTTNSTTTRQDGPLAGRVALVAGATRGAGRAIAVQLGAAGATVYATGRTTRDSVSEVGRPTETIEETAELVTAAGGRGVAVPTDHLVPDRVRELVARIDAEQGRLDVLVNSCWGGDHLLVPTWNARMWEIDLDAGLRMLDLGVRTHAITSSIALPLLVRRPGGLVVEMTDGTAEYNERFREQFYFDLAKTAPLRMAFGLAHDLEDVGGTAVALTPGFLRSEEMLDHFGVREENWRDACAREPHFAIAESPVYVGRAVAALAADPDRHRWNGRSLHSGQLAEEYGFTDADGSRPDAWAYFRDVVDGGGDASADDYR; encoded by the coding sequence ATGACGACGAACAGCACCACCACCCGGCAGGACGGGCCGCTCGCCGGCAGGGTCGCCCTCGTCGCGGGCGCCACCCGGGGCGCGGGCCGCGCCATCGCCGTCCAGCTCGGCGCCGCGGGCGCCACCGTCTACGCCACCGGGCGCACCACCCGCGACAGCGTCAGCGAGGTCGGCCGGCCCACCGAGACCATCGAGGAGACCGCCGAGCTGGTCACCGCCGCCGGCGGCCGGGGCGTCGCCGTCCCCACCGACCACCTCGTGCCGGACCGGGTGCGCGAACTGGTCGCCCGGATCGACGCCGAGCAGGGCCGCCTCGACGTGCTGGTCAACAGCTGCTGGGGCGGGGACCACCTGCTCGTCCCCACCTGGAACGCCAGGATGTGGGAGATCGACCTCGACGCGGGGCTGCGCATGCTCGACCTCGGCGTCCGCACCCACGCCATCACCAGCAGCATCGCCCTGCCGCTGCTGGTGCGCCGCCCGGGCGGGCTGGTCGTGGAGATGACGGACGGCACCGCCGAGTACAACGAGCGCTTCCGCGAGCAGTTCTACTTCGACCTCGCCAAGACCGCCCCCCTCCGGATGGCCTTCGGCCTCGCCCACGACCTGGAGGACGTCGGCGGCACCGCCGTGGCCCTCACCCCCGGGTTCCTCCGCTCGGAGGAGATGCTCGACCACTTCGGCGTACGGGAGGAGAACTGGCGCGACGCGTGCGCGCGGGAGCCGCACTTCGCCATCGCCGAGTCACCCGTGTACGTCGGCCGGGCCGTCGCCGCGCTCGCCGCCGACCCGGACCGGCACCGCTGGAACGGCCGGTCCCTCCACAGCGGCCAACTCGCCGAGGAGTACGGCTTCACCGACGCCGACGGGTCCCGGCCCGACGCCTGGGCGTACTTCCGGGACGTCGTCGACGGCGGCGGGGACGCCTCCGCCGACGACTACCGCTGA
- a CDS encoding YafY family protein yields the protein MRAARLIRMVLLLQSRPSMTAAELARELEVSERTVARDALALSEAGVPVYADRGRGGGYRLVDGYRTRLTGLARGEAEALFLSGVPGALREMGLGDAASAARLKVSAALLPSLRDAPESAARRFHLDAPGWYREPETPELLPAVAEAVWGDRLLDVRYRRGDGEVERELAPYGLVLKAGVWYLCARAGDSVRVYRVDRFARAVPREEGFDRDASFDLSAFWEERAARFARSLLRASAVVRLTEAGARGLPHVTDRAAAREALEAAGPPDPAGRVTVTLPVESEEVAFGQLLALGPEAEVLEPASLRERFAEAAARMAELYGRDRR from the coding sequence GTGCGTGCCGCTCGACTGATCAGGATGGTGCTGCTGCTCCAGTCCCGGCCGTCCATGACCGCCGCCGAACTGGCCCGGGAGCTGGAGGTGTCCGAGCGGACGGTGGCCCGCGACGCCCTGGCCCTCTCCGAGGCGGGCGTGCCGGTCTACGCGGACCGGGGGCGCGGCGGCGGGTACCGGCTCGTGGACGGCTACCGGACCCGGCTGACCGGCCTGGCGCGCGGCGAGGCGGAGGCGCTGTTCCTGTCGGGCGTGCCGGGCGCGCTGCGGGAGATGGGGCTGGGCGACGCGGCGTCGGCGGCCCGGCTGAAGGTGTCGGCGGCGCTGCTGCCCTCGCTGCGGGACGCCCCGGAGTCGGCGGCGCGGCGGTTCCACCTGGACGCGCCGGGCTGGTACCGGGAGCCGGAGACGCCCGAACTGCTGCCTGCGGTCGCGGAGGCCGTGTGGGGCGACCGGCTCCTCGACGTCCGGTACCGGCGCGGCGACGGCGAGGTGGAGCGGGAGCTCGCGCCGTACGGGCTGGTGCTGAAGGCGGGGGTCTGGTACCTGTGCGCCCGGGCGGGGGACTCGGTGCGCGTGTACCGCGTGGACCGGTTCGCCCGGGCCGTGCCGCGCGAGGAGGGGTTCGACCGGGACGCGTCCTTCGACCTGTCGGCGTTCTGGGAGGAGCGGGCCGCCCGGTTCGCGCGGTCCCTGCTGCGCGCCTCGGCCGTGGTGCGGCTGACGGAGGCCGGGGCGCGCGGCCTGCCGCACGTCACGGACCGGGCGGCGGCACGGGAGGCGCTGGAGGCGGCCGGACCCCCGGACCCCGCCGGCCGGGTGACGGTCACCCTGCCGGTGGAGTCCGAGGAGGTGGCGTTCGGGCAGCTGCTGGCGCTGGGCCCGGAGGCGGAGGTGCTGGAGCCGGCCTCGCTGCGGGAGCGGTTCGCGGAGGCGGCGGCGCGGATGGCGGAGCTGTACGGGCGGGACCGGCGCTGA
- a CDS encoding GntR family transcriptional regulator yields MTTPSPLVHSLREQIREHIVEGIVSGRWKPGERIVERRIATELQVSQTPVREALRELESLRLIESAPNKGVRVRNLTAADLEESYPVRAGLEQIAAELAADRLAEDCSALEPHVAALYEADARGDGTAQVRHTVAFHRELVRAARNAVLLHTWEGLGIEVFTALSIRWLGTVQKEYAQEHQDLVAAFRRRDPEIGSLVKAHVLGCAPRA; encoded by the coding sequence ATGACCACCCCGTCCCCCCTCGTGCACTCGCTGCGGGAGCAGATCCGCGAGCACATCGTGGAGGGGATCGTCAGCGGCCGCTGGAAGCCCGGGGAGCGCATCGTGGAGCGGCGCATCGCGACGGAGCTGCAGGTCAGCCAGACACCCGTACGGGAGGCCCTGAGGGAGCTGGAGAGCCTGCGGCTGATCGAGTCGGCGCCGAACAAGGGCGTCCGGGTGCGGAACCTGACCGCGGCGGACCTGGAGGAGTCGTACCCGGTGCGGGCGGGCCTGGAGCAGATCGCCGCGGAGCTGGCCGCGGACCGCCTGGCGGAGGACTGCTCGGCGCTGGAGCCGCACGTCGCGGCGCTGTACGAGGCGGACGCCCGCGGTGACGGGACGGCCCAGGTGCGGCACACCGTGGCCTTCCACCGCGAGCTGGTCCGCGCCGCACGCAACGCCGTGCTCCTGCACACCTGGGAGGGCCTGGGCATCGAGGTCTTCACGGCCCTGTCGATCCGCTGGCTCGGCACGGTCCAGAAGGAGTACGCCCAGGAGCACCAGGACCTGGTGGCGGCTTTCCGCCGACGGGATCCGGAGATCGGTTCGCTCGTCAAGGCCCACGTCCTGGGCTGCGCCCCGCGCGCGTAG